In a single window of the Manis javanica isolate MJ-LG chromosome 16, MJ_LKY, whole genome shotgun sequence genome:
- the SPDEF gene encoding SAM pointed domain-containing Ets transcription factor, with the protein MGSASPGLSSTPPGRPLLPPDVVLRTGLEKAAAGALGPERRDWSPSPPATPEQGLSTFYLSYFDMLYPEDSSWAAKGPGASTQEEPPEEPEQCPVIDSQAPGGSLDLAPGGLTLEEHSLEQVQSMVVGEVLKDIETACKLLNITADPVDWSPGNVQKWLLWTEHQYRLPPMGKAFQELGGKELCAMSEEQFRQRSPLGGDVLHAHLDIWKSAAWMKERTSPGAIHYCASTSEEGWTDSEVDSSCSGQPIHLWQFLKELLLKPHSYGRFIRWLNKEKGIFKIEDSAQVARLWGIRKNRPAMNYDKLSRSIRQYYKKGIIRKPDISQRLVYQFVHPI; encoded by the exons ATGGGCAGTGCCAGCCCAGGCCTGAGCAGCACGCCCCCCGGCCGCCCCCTGCTGCCCCCTGATGTGGTGCTGCGGACAGGCCTGGAGAAGGCGGCAGCGGGGGCACTGGGGCCTGAGAGACGGGACTGGAGCCCCAGCCCACCTGCCACACCTGAGCAGGGCCTGTCCACCTTTTACCTCTCCTACTTTGACATGCTGTACCCTGAGGACAGCAGCTGGGCAGCCAAGGGCCCGGGGGCCAGCACTCAGGAGGAGCCACCTGAGGAGCCAGAGCAGTGCCCAGTCATTGACAGCCAGGCCCCCGGGGGCAGCCTGGACTTGGCACCAGGGGGGCTGACCCTGGAGGAACACTCACTGGAGCAGGTGCAGTCCATGGTGGTGGGTGAGGTGCTCAAAGACATCGAGACAGCCTGCAAGCTGCTCAACATCACTGCAG ACCCTGTGGACTGGAGCCCTGGCAACGTGCAGAAGTGGCTCCTGTGGACAGAGCACCAGTACCGGCTGCCGCCCATGGGCAAGGccttccaggagctggggggcaAGGAACTGTGTGCCATGTCGGAGGAGCAGTTCCGCCAGCGCTCACCCCTGGGAGGGGACGTGCTGCACGCCCACCTGGACATCTGGAAATCAG CGGCCTGGATGAAAGAGAGGACTTCACCTGGGGCGATTCACTACTGCG CCTCCACCAGTGAGGAAGGCTGGACCGACAGCGAGGTGGACTCATCCTGCTCTGGGCAGCCCATCCACCTATGGCAGTTCCTCAAGGAGCTGCTGCTCAAGCCCCACAGCTATGGCCGCTTCATCCGGTGGCTGAACAAGGAGAAGG GCATCTTCAAAATTGAGGACTCCGCCCAGGTGGCCCGGCTGTGGGGCATCCGCAAGAACCGTCCTGCCATGAACTATGACAAGCTGAGTCGCTCCATCCGCCAGTATTACAAAAAGGGCATCATCCGGAAGCCGGACATCTCCCAGCGCCTCGTCTACCAGTTCGTGCACCCCATCTGA
- the PACSIN1 gene encoding protein kinase C and casein kinase substrate in neurons protein 1 translates to MSGSYDEASLAPEETTDSFWEVGNYKRTVKRIDDGHRLCNDLMNCVQERAKIEKAYAQQLTDWAKRWRQLIEKGPQYGSLERAWGAIMTEADKVSELHQEVKNNLLNEDLEKVKNWQKDAYHKQIMGGFKETKEAEDGFRKAQKPWAKKMKELEAAKKAYHLACKEEKLAITREMNSKTEQSITPEQQKKLQDKVDKCKQDVQKTQEKYEKVLDDVGKTTPQYMEGMEQVFEQCQQFEEKRLVFLKEVLLDIKRHLNLAENSSYIHVYRELEQVIRGADAQDDLRWFRSTSGPDMPMNWPQFEEWNPDLPHTTTKKEKQPKKAEGVMLSNATGVVEPTSQAGDRGSVSSYDRGQPYATEWSDDESGNPFGGNEANGGSNPFEDDAKGVRVRALYDYDGQEQDELSFKAGDELTKLGEEDEQGWCRGRLDSGQLGLYPANYVEAI, encoded by the exons ATGTCTGGCTCCTACGACGAGGCCTCACTAGCTCCAGAGGAGACCACTGACAGCTTCTGGGAG GTGGGGAACTACAAGCGGACGGTGAAGCGCATCGATGACGGGCACCGCCTGTGCAACGACCTGATGAACTGCGTGCAGGAGCGCGCCAAGATCGAGAAGGCGTACGCGCAGCAGCTCACCGACTGGGCCAAGCGCTGGCGTCAGCTCATCGAGAAAG GCCCACAGTATGGCAGCTTGGAGCGGGCCTGGGGCGCCATAATGACAGAGGCAGATAAGGTGAGTGAACTGCACCAGGAGGTAAAGAACAACCTTCTGAACGAGGACCTGGAGAAGGTCAAGAACTGGCAGAAGGACGCCTATCACAAGCAGATCATGGGCGGCTTCAAGGAGACCAAGGAGGCTGAAGATGGCTTCCGCAAGGCCCAGAAGCCCTGGGCCAAGAAGATGAAGGAG CTAGAGGCAGCCAAGAAGGCCTACCATCTGGCCTGCAAAGAGGAGAAGCTGGCCATAACACGGGAGATGAATAGCAAGACGGAGCAGTCAATCACCCCTGAACAGCAGAAGAAGCTGCAGGACAAAGTGGACAAGTGCAAGCAGGATGTGCAGAAG ACGCAGGAGAAGTATGAGAAGGTGCTAGATGATGTGGGCAAGACCACACCCCAGTACATGGAGGGCATGGAGCAGGTGTTCGAACAGTGCCAGCAATTTGAGGAAAAGCGACTGGTCTTCCTCAAGGAGGTGCTGCTGGACATCAAACGTCACCTCAACCTAGCTGAGAATAGCAG CTACATCCACGTGTACCGGGAGCTGGAGCAGGTCATCCGGGGGGCCGACGCCCAGGATGACCTCAGATGGTTCCGCAGCACTAGCGGCCCAGACATGCCCATGAACTGGCCCCAGTTTGAG GAATGGAACCCAGACCTCCCTCACACCACCACCAAGAAGGAGAAACAGCCCAAGAAGGCAGAGGGGGTGATGCTGAGCAACGCCACTGGGGTGGTGGAGCCCACATCCCAGGCAGGGGACCGTGGCAG TGTCAGTAGCTATGACAGGGGCCAGCCTTATGCCACCGAGTGGTCGGACGACGAGAGCGGGAACCCATTTGGGGGCAATGAGGCCAACGGGGGTTCCAACCCCTTCGAGGACGACGCCAAGGGGGTGCGTGTGCGGGCACTCTACGACTACGACGGCCAGGAGCAAGATGAGCTCAGCTTCAAGGCGG GAGATGAGCTCACCAAGCTGGGCGAGGAGGACGAGCAGGGTTGGTGCCGCGGGCGGCTGGACAGCGGGCAGCTGGGTCTCTACCCAGCCAACTACGTGGAGGCCATCTAG